In Serratia marcescens subsp. marcescens ATCC 13880, a single genomic region encodes these proteins:
- the ygiD gene encoding 4,5-DOPA dioxygenase extradiol — protein sequence MNTSRMPALFLGHGSPMNVLEDNRYTRAWRALGESLPRPKAIVAVSAHWYTRGTAVTAMEKPKTIHDFGGFPQALFDTRYPAPGSPALAAQLQHILAPVPVTADLGEWGLDHGTWGVLIKMYPNADIPVVQLSVDGTQPAAYHYELGRKLAALRDEGVMIVASGNVVHNLRMVKWQGDTSAYPWAESFNNFVRDNLRYRGDNHPLVDFMRHEGAALSNPTPEHYLPLLYVLGGWDGKETISVPIDGIEMGALSMLSVQVG from the coding sequence ATGAACACCTCTCGTATGCCGGCACTGTTTCTTGGCCACGGTAGCCCGATGAACGTGCTGGAAGACAACCGTTACACCCGGGCATGGCGTGCGTTGGGTGAGTCATTGCCGCGCCCGAAGGCGATCGTGGCGGTTTCCGCGCATTGGTATACCCGCGGCACTGCGGTCACCGCGATGGAAAAACCCAAAACCATTCACGACTTTGGCGGGTTCCCGCAGGCGCTGTTTGATACCCGTTATCCGGCGCCAGGCTCTCCCGCACTGGCCGCGCAGCTGCAGCACATTCTGGCGCCGGTGCCGGTAACGGCGGATCTCGGCGAGTGGGGGTTGGATCACGGCACCTGGGGCGTATTGATCAAGATGTATCCCAATGCCGATATCCCGGTGGTGCAGCTCAGCGTCGACGGCACGCAGCCGGCGGCTTACCACTATGAGCTGGGCCGCAAACTCGCGGCGCTGCGGGATGAGGGCGTGATGATCGTCGCCAGCGGCAACGTGGTGCACAACCTGCGCATGGTGAAATGGCAGGGCGACACCAGCGCCTACCCATGGGCGGAATCGTTCAATAACTTTGTCCGGGATAACCTGCGTTATCGGGGCGATAATCACCCGCTGGTGGATTTCATGCGCCATGAGGGCGCGGCGTTGTCGAATCCGACGCCGGAACACTATCTGCCGTTGCTGTATGTGCTTGGCGGTTGGGATGGAAAAGAGACCATCAGCGTGCCGATCGACGGTATCGAAATGGGGGCGCTGAGCATGCTGTCGGTACAGGTGGGGTAA
- a CDS encoding glycerol dehydrogenase, with protein sequence MLRIIQSPGKYIQGVNALAAVGEYAKSLADHYFVIADDFVMQLAGDTLMGSLRQHGVKHHAARFNGECCRKEIDRLGCELQTHGCRGVIGVGGGKTLDTAKAVAHYQRLPVVLIPTIASTDAPTSALSVIYTEQGEFAEYLIYPRNPDMVVMDSAIIANAPVRLLVAGMGDALSTYFEAQACFDAQATSMAGGKSTLAALSLARLCYDTLLAEGVKAKLAVEAGVVTEAVERIIEANTYLSGIGFESSGLAAAHAIHNGFTVLEECHHLYHGEKVAFGTLAQLVLQNSPMAQIETVLAFCHDIGLPITLAQMGVTGDAAAKMMAVAEASCAAGETIHNMPFKVTPAGVQAAILTADRLGAAWLQRH encoded by the coding sequence ATGTTGAGAATCATCCAGTCACCAGGCAAATACATTCAGGGCGTCAATGCGCTGGCCGCCGTCGGCGAATACGCCAAATCCCTCGCCGACCATTATTTCGTGATCGCCGACGACTTCGTGATGCAGCTGGCGGGCGACACCCTGATGGGCAGCCTGCGGCAGCACGGCGTGAAACATCATGCGGCCCGCTTCAACGGCGAGTGCTGCCGTAAAGAGATAGACCGGCTTGGCTGCGAGCTGCAGACCCACGGCTGCCGCGGGGTGATCGGCGTCGGCGGCGGCAAAACGCTCGACACCGCCAAGGCCGTCGCCCACTACCAACGGCTGCCGGTGGTGCTCATTCCCACCATCGCCTCCACCGATGCGCCGACCAGCGCGCTGTCGGTTATCTACACCGAACAGGGCGAATTCGCCGAATACCTGATCTACCCGCGCAACCCGGACATGGTGGTGATGGACAGCGCCATCATCGCCAACGCGCCGGTGCGCCTGCTGGTGGCCGGCATGGGCGACGCGCTCTCCACCTATTTCGAAGCGCAGGCCTGTTTCGACGCCCAGGCCACCAGCATGGCCGGCGGCAAATCGACGCTGGCGGCGCTCAGTCTGGCGCGGTTGTGCTACGACACGCTGCTGGCCGAAGGGGTGAAGGCCAAGCTGGCGGTCGAAGCCGGCGTGGTGACGGAAGCGGTGGAACGCATCATTGAGGCCAATACGTATCTGAGCGGCATCGGCTTCGAGAGCAGCGGGCTGGCGGCGGCGCACGCCATTCACAACGGTTTCACCGTGCTGGAGGAGTGTCACCACCTGTATCACGGCGAAAAAGTGGCGTTTGGCACTCTGGCGCAGCTGGTGCTGCAGAACAGCCCGATGGCGCAGATTGAAACCGTGCTGGCGTTTTGTCATGACATCGGCCTGCCGATCACGTTGGCGCAGATGGGCGTCACCGGCGATGCGGCGGCGAAGATGATGGCGGTGGCCGAGGCCAGCTGCGCCGCGGGTGAAACCATTCACAACATGCCGTTCAAGGTCACCCCTGCGGGCGTGCAGGCGGCGATCCTGACGGCGGATAGGCTGGGCGCCGCCTGGTTGCAGCGTCATTGA
- a CDS encoding DUF1190 family protein produces the protein MKRTKNINQETFRKSWRSYRVAPVALAISAVFMLAGCEKSDETVSLYQNADDCSRANPSMSEQCTTAYNNALKEAAKTAPKYATREDCVAEFGEAQCTQAPAQAGMAAESQSSGSFWMPLMAGYMMGRLMGGSGFAQQPLFTSKNAASPANGKFVDASGKSYGPATAGGRTMTVPKTAMAPKPAVTNTVTRGGFGETVAKQTSMQRSSATSNSGSRSMGG, from the coding sequence ATGAAACGGACAAAAAACATCAACCAAGAGACGTTCCGCAAATCCTGGCGCAGCTACCGTGTCGCGCCCGTGGCTTTGGCGATCAGCGCCGTCTTTATGCTGGCCGGCTGCGAGAAGAGCGATGAAACGGTCTCCCTGTATCAGAATGCCGATGACTGTTCGCGCGCCAATCCTTCGATGAGCGAGCAGTGCACCACCGCCTACAACAATGCCCTGAAAGAAGCCGCGAAAACCGCGCCGAAATACGCCACTCGCGAAGACTGCGTCGCCGAGTTCGGCGAAGCGCAGTGTACCCAGGCTCCGGCACAGGCCGGCATGGCGGCGGAATCACAAAGCAGCGGCAGCTTCTGGATGCCGCTGATGGCGGGCTATATGATGGGCCGCCTGATGGGCGGTTCCGGCTTCGCGCAGCAGCCGCTGTTCACCTCCAAGAACGCCGCCAGCCCGGCGAACGGCAAGTTTGTCGACGCCAGCGGCAAGAGCTACGGCCCGGCCACCGCCGGCGGCCGCACCATGACGGTGCCGAAAACCGCCATGGCGCCGAAGCCTGCGGTCACCAATACCGTGACCCGCGGTGGTTTCGGCGAGACCGTGGCCAAGCAGACCAGCATGCAGCGCAGCAGCGCCACTTCCAACTCCGGCTCTCGCAGCATGGGCGGTTGA
- a CDS encoding glutathionylspermidine synthase family protein, giving the protein MKRIAITERPDWREKATEFGFRFHTMYGEPYWCEDAYYQFTLAQIEEIESATAELHQMCLQVVEKVVGSDELMAKFCIPKHTWEFVRSSWRTNQPSLYSRLDLAYDGVNPPKLLENNADTPTSLYEAAFFQWLWLEDQINAGKLDPQSDQYNSLQEKLIERFGELKAHHGFGLLHLACCQDSEEDRGTVQYLQDCAQEAGLPTEFLFMEEIGLGEKGQFTDLQDQVIGNLFKLYPWEFMLREMFSTKLEDAGVRWLEPAWKSIISNKALLPLLWEMFPNHPNLLPAYFAQDDHPPMDHYVTKPLFSREGANIQIVENGQEVARVDGPYGEEGMIVQQFHPLPKFEDSYTLIGSWLVNDQPCGIGLREDRELITQDLSRFYPHTILG; this is encoded by the coding sequence ATGAAACGTATTGCTATTACCGAGCGCCCGGACTGGCGTGAAAAAGCGACCGAGTTCGGTTTTCGTTTCCACACCATGTACGGCGAGCCGTACTGGTGTGAAGACGCCTATTACCAGTTCACGCTGGCGCAGATTGAAGAGATCGAAAGCGCTACCGCCGAGCTGCATCAGATGTGCCTGCAGGTGGTGGAAAAAGTGGTCGGCAGCGACGAGCTGATGGCCAAGTTCTGCATCCCGAAACACACTTGGGAGTTCGTGCGCAGTTCCTGGCGCACCAACCAGCCGTCGCTGTATTCGCGTCTCGATCTGGCCTACGACGGCGTCAACCCGCCGAAGCTGCTGGAGAACAACGCCGATACGCCGACCTCGCTGTATGAAGCGGCCTTCTTCCAGTGGCTGTGGCTGGAAGACCAGATCAATGCCGGCAAGCTGGATCCGCAATCGGATCAGTACAACAGCCTGCAGGAGAAGCTGATCGAGCGTTTCGGCGAGCTGAAAGCGCACCACGGCTTCGGCCTGCTGCACCTGGCGTGCTGCCAGGACAGCGAAGAAGATCGCGGCACGGTGCAATATCTGCAGGACTGCGCGCAGGAAGCCGGTCTGCCGACCGAATTCCTGTTCATGGAAGAGATTGGCCTTGGCGAGAAAGGCCAGTTCACCGATCTGCAGGATCAGGTGATCGGTAACCTGTTCAAGCTCTACCCGTGGGAATTCATGCTGCGCGAGATGTTCTCCACCAAGCTGGAAGACGCCGGCGTGCGTTGGCTGGAGCCGGCCTGGAAGAGCATCATCTCCAACAAGGCGCTGCTGCCGCTGCTGTGGGAAATGTTCCCGAACCACCCTAACCTGCTGCCGGCTTATTTCGCGCAAGACGATCATCCGCCGATGGATCATTACGTCACCAAACCGCTGTTCTCGCGGGAAGGCGCCAATATCCAGATCGTCGAAAACGGTCAGGAAGTGGCGCGCGTCGATGGGCCGTACGGTGAAGAAGGCATGATCGTGCAGCAGTTCCATCCACTGCCGAAGTTCGAAGACAGCTACACGCTGATCGGCAGCTGGCTGGTGAACGATCAACCCTGCGGCATCGGCCTGCGCGAAGATCGCGAACTGATCACGCAGGATCTGTCGCGCTTCTATCCGCACACTATTCTCGGCTGA
- the dhaK gene encoding dihydroxyacetone kinase subunit DhaK, giving the protein MKKLINQVESVLEEQLQGLAEAHPELLVHADPVFVTRADAPVAGKVAILSGGGSGHEPMHCGFVGEGMLDGACPGEIFTSPTPDKMYECGQAIDGGAGVLLLIKNYTGDVLNFETATELLHDSGVAVATVLVDDDVAVKDSLFTAGRRGVANTVLMEKLLGAAAVRGDDLDSVVTLGHRINNHGHSIGIALGACTVPAAGKPSFTLAENEMEFGVGIHGEPGIARRPFTTLNAAVDDMFHTLIDHGHYQRAIRVWDRQQGEWRDEMQTKQPLTRGDRVIALVNNLGATPLSELYGVYHRLAERCAEAGIIIERNLVGSYCTSLDMQGVSITLLNVDDELLSLWDAPVKTPALRWGC; this is encoded by the coding sequence GTGAAAAAACTGATTAATCAGGTCGAGTCGGTGTTGGAAGAGCAGTTGCAGGGGCTGGCGGAGGCCCATCCCGAGCTGCTGGTGCACGCGGATCCGGTGTTCGTGACCCGCGCCGACGCGCCGGTGGCGGGCAAGGTGGCGATCTTGTCCGGCGGCGGCAGCGGCCATGAGCCGATGCACTGCGGCTTCGTCGGTGAAGGGATGCTCGACGGCGCCTGTCCGGGCGAGATTTTCACCTCGCCGACGCCGGATAAAATGTACGAGTGCGGTCAGGCGATCGACGGCGGCGCCGGGGTGCTGCTGCTGATCAAGAACTACACCGGCGACGTGCTCAACTTCGAAACCGCCACCGAGCTGCTGCACGACAGCGGCGTCGCGGTGGCGACGGTGCTGGTGGATGACGACGTGGCGGTCAAAGACAGCCTGTTTACCGCCGGGCGGCGCGGGGTGGCCAACACCGTGCTGATGGAGAAACTGCTGGGCGCCGCCGCGGTGCGCGGCGACGATCTGGACAGCGTGGTGACGCTGGGGCATCGCATTAACAACCACGGGCATTCAATCGGCATCGCACTGGGCGCCTGTACCGTGCCGGCCGCCGGCAAGCCGTCGTTCACCCTGGCAGAGAACGAAATGGAGTTCGGCGTCGGCATTCACGGCGAGCCAGGCATTGCGCGCCGCCCGTTCACCACGCTCAACGCGGCGGTGGACGACATGTTCCATACGTTGATCGACCACGGCCACTATCAGCGCGCGATCCGCGTCTGGGATCGTCAGCAGGGCGAGTGGCGCGACGAAATGCAGACCAAGCAGCCGCTGACGCGCGGCGATCGGGTGATCGCGCTGGTCAACAATCTGGGCGCCACGCCATTGTCTGAGTTGTATGGCGTGTACCATCGGCTGGCGGAGCGCTGCGCCGAGGCGGGCATCATCATTGAGCGCAACCTGGTGGGTTCTTATTGCACCTCGCTGGATATGCAAGGGGTGTCCATCACGTTGTTGAACGTGGACGACGAGCTGTTGTCCTTGTGGGATGCGCCGGTGAAAACGCCTGCGCTGCGTTGGGGTTGCTGA
- the dhaL gene encoding dihydroxyacetone kinase subunit DhaL, with product MALTKQQVVDWLMRCGEVFSRERDFLTQLDTEIGDADHGLNMNRGFNKVVEKLPSVADKDIGFILKNTGMTLLSSVGGASGPLFGTFFIRAAQAANAKQSLDLAELHQVMQEGVEGVVMRGKAEPGDKTMCDVWWPVVESLGQSAQQNLSVSEALQRAADSAERAVENTITMQARKGRASYLGERSIGHQDPGATSVMLMMKTLAEVAGS from the coding sequence ATGGCGTTGACCAAACAACAGGTTGTCGATTGGCTGATGCGTTGCGGCGAGGTGTTCAGCCGGGAGCGCGATTTTCTGACCCAGCTGGACACCGAGATCGGCGATGCCGACCACGGTTTGAACATGAATCGCGGTTTCAACAAGGTGGTGGAAAAGCTGCCGTCGGTGGCGGACAAGGATATCGGCTTTATCCTGAAAAACACCGGCATGACGCTGCTGTCGAGCGTGGGTGGCGCCAGCGGTCCGCTGTTCGGCACCTTCTTCATCCGCGCGGCGCAGGCGGCGAACGCCAAGCAGAGCCTGGATCTGGCGGAGCTGCATCAGGTGATGCAGGAAGGGGTGGAAGGCGTGGTGATGCGCGGCAAGGCGGAGCCGGGCGACAAGACCATGTGCGACGTCTGGTGGCCGGTGGTGGAAAGCCTCGGTCAGTCCGCGCAGCAGAACCTGAGCGTGTCGGAGGCGCTGCAGCGCGCCGCCGACAGCGCCGAGCGGGCGGTGGAGAACACCATCACCATGCAGGCGCGCAAAGGGCGGGCCAGTTACCTGGGCGAGCGCAGCATCGGCCACCAGGATCCCGGCGCCACTTCGGTGATGTTGATGATGAAAACGCTGGCCGAGGTCGCCGGCAGTTAG